In Macadamia integrifolia cultivar HAES 741 chromosome 1, SCU_Mint_v3, whole genome shotgun sequence, a single window of DNA contains:
- the LOC122067482 gene encoding uncharacterized protein LOC122067482 has product MEKFQKYRPPYFSGVSSDPLPPSKWVDGIQKTLAVLGCNDEQKIMCATYQLQNEAYAWWKATRPILLATHPYPTWDQYVEVFYGNYFPISVTNRKELEFMALTQGPKSVLEYQQQFEDLYCFSLAHMKNDSAKTKKFEKGLKYGIGAMLVAHRLQNYVDVVHIAKSIEDKQRECYQIQAARRTRTGSTGRQFGRFGRGASSSATTTRQRADGALCNILSSKEKFGEQSVTSSSSAPTKKSQATGKVFFALTIEESKIALRVVIGIVFVSNIPAYGHRKKAEKMLISAIQVQKLLEEGCEAYLACVQDTTRETAILEELEVVKEFSDVFPEDLCSVHLDRETEFCIDLVTGATPVSKAPYSMVPTELKELKEQL; this is encoded by the exons atggagaaatttcagaagTATAGGCCTCCATATTTCAGTGGTGTGAGTTCTGACCCATTGCCACCATCAAAATGGGTGGATGGAATTCAGAAGACATTGGCAGTGTTAGGTTGCAATGATGAACAAAAGATTATGTGTGCAACCTATCAACTGCAAAATGAAGCCTATGCCTGGTGGAAGGCTACCAGACCTATACTGCTAGCCACACATCCATATCCCACTTGGGATCAGTATGTAGAGGTGTTTTATGGGAACTATTTCCCTATCAGTGTGACAAACAGGAAGGAGTTAGAGTTCATGGCTTTGACTCAGGGACCTAAGTCAGTTCTGGAATACCAACAACAGTTTGAGGACTTGTACTGTTTTTCCCTGGCACATATGAAGAATGACAgtgcaaaaacaaagaaatttgagaagggtTTGAAGTATGGTATTGGAGCTATGCTAGTAGCTCATCGGCTCCAAAATTATGTAGATGTGGTTCATATTGCAAAGTCTATTGAGGACAAGCAGAGGGAATGTTACCAGATTCAAGCTGCAAGAAGGACCAGAACCGGAAGCACAGGGAGACAATTTGGAAGGTTTGGAAGGGGAGCCTCTTCTTCTGCCACAACAACCAGACAAAGAG CAGATGGGGCATTATGCAATATTTTGTCCTCTAAAGAGAAATTTGGTGAACAAAGtgtgacttcttcttcttctgcaccCACCAAGAAGTCACAAGCAACTGGGAAGGTCTTCTTTGCACTAACAATTGAGGAATCTAAGATTGCACTTAGAGTAGTGATAGGTATAGTGTTTGTCTCTAATATACCAGCATAT GGACACAGAAAGAAAGCAGAGAAAATGTTGATTTCAGCTATCCAAGTACAAAAATTGTTAGAAGAAGGATGTGAAGCATACTTGGCATGTGTCCAAGATACAACAAGGGAAACTGCAATACTGGAAGAACTGGAAGTAGTAAAGGAATTTTCAGATGTATTTCCAGAGGATTTGTGTAGTGTGCACCTAGATAGAGAGACtgaattttgtattgatttaGTAACTGGGGCAACACCAGTTTCAAAAGCACCCTACAGCATGGTTCCtactgaattgaaggagttgaaggaacagTTATAG